In Bicyclus anynana chromosome 22, ilBicAnyn1.1, whole genome shotgun sequence, the following proteins share a genomic window:
- the LOC112054339 gene encoding uncharacterized protein LOC112054339 isoform X1, translating into MDLAVNLDREDYRMAPPASCMGTEHGCVMFDCLVHLWEWIDPPAAQTEYQMENKKNVTATQQPLTQQHIMAHHVHPDQIYSSQHPQLPAHVNNQIQPKVQSAQIQPNGVMHQLLQSQYQSNMNARSPLLENRHEMYGTGHNHDYARHYGANDNYNYPQSPPRLERTEIHTDHNVNHELLHNIPKGYNAEVYQDYLKRNPPKDNNQIYQNHQPNINQYRPNVNQYGTKPYLPYSNRIGPQSNTELLRKQYNEIQQMKMQQQMHYQNQAQMHQQQKFAERQILLQQIHGVQPPPNLQNSIYSDSSYRDLDRYSSKNDFKEYSSTDLSKDFDRYGKHNDYSDLQNRQYQENHWQSNQNDFREVDRQRPEQDKAKSNSPPSDNNQRSTDIISPMKSSESSTPSIKSPSSDSRRSSSGTQALRSPSAQRIPSAPVTLSGLLYKQGSDGLKVWRKRWFVLSEYCLFYYKSQDEEKLLGSVLLPSYKVSACSAEDKVMRKFAFKLEHANMRTYVLAALDPEAMMKWVKALTMAAIMQTSNEQPQKQIDRAAAKTEEGDDAGPTYANAPPKPRRANDGYNSPSPDMYDPNYDLLKKPASHYSQGTSHTRYQDTTYSTKQEIYTRSPQSPPSQPTYHTKRPYDTQQLSLPLSKTAFDNSEKSPNTPSINKSNPQSPYFENRSRNQQQHSQEDKIENLYEKKPGYNPFLEDYGQNKKDDERSRPIESNKTSIYNESYPESRTNSKTYVDANVYGRDVYGDVNTKASKTSTLNERLAERRTPDAYGRSTAMSAYNTEKIGDYEDIYAAYGNDAGKAYAKSPNPSHSRDTISLSSHKSPQEQVTNTIPEKTFSGPSVLRRKKMQASGIQPPMPRPHSADFLEYESKNETLYNVTPTRNTHDPPKQPPRPKSSLDINSYYDPSSDKYYSEESYAQKMRQSAQYLQQQGTRPRNIQIPLEKYASGLAEKQLHSPYMHPNNNNYETEFSNKNIRDNVSYNSKYSDLEALHSNWTLKEKDLEAQKDYLNRSGSVMSDGSQISAYVKDVGKFDPGIDGFMRSASARLPSSAEREGEKKVQQREESMKRLLEWKQRMLQSPLTRKSTPAAISLNRSLNQSRQSLRSDQYKPKTYKNASYNSYSSDDEEDTPGTDLQNTSDMQAGRSHKVNVTSPTLTRLISPHALSSPSLAEYSSTRDIEIPNDIDNVYENIMCTTSIPKLVSEVIGKDIYDEKLSEPNVEPQISKDIENPADLSTEIVENGYETQDSEAESETQIEYTDNDLDEVLLASDNETENHRDNNKCNEVADNLTINDTETDVKLDTPSMRTLGEDHYLPMSPRKMSAIEPAHKTILENLSVFDHTMPLNYEDNPYVEMNLGNEEDDMQTYELVCVNNGKAEPVYMELNHVESEDVSPEDVKSDCISDTASNFADTKEQTLKRISKADKNIKEKEDSSDAEEENSKDVSLDVPFSRFSISDNFRPASYYLNGSRTVLDRQDSSDSEILPPPPIPTSSPPFSNLLDEELSKYILDKLDKSDLSQDNSIIKMLTNENQNLNKMKRRTTSLMIYGSRTSIHDTLTRGEKVRSSRASLTHERHKASEIPNKVLSNSIIEQHNIICNETDSLRSYNADKGSSRLSMESDISSRFEMTPSNISSEITSLVDSDSMVDLRHPYEVYSFENVMKRRPLSDDSIFELTESENLLPSVNSLNINIDEYLDTLGASSTELNFKSNNTSAIASLATPTSSFTNKNNSMDHIQNLHMRASSTPDSRNIIHSDEEISAETRFQYNNSHTLDYLGSQSSCSSTGIPKSPLSFYSKSYNRDTLIKKNLNSEITADKIKEFESEKRNLRHSYETPVSSTTTGFHSRESSAEHSAPYYYSDLSSQEHINVLPISHYLKNTNIHRKLNNQRRRGPMHRKNEISHIHNPIRDNDESDQSFNLAASARSVSVEFLSAVEKTPDIDLKNIYESSSSKPSKIPESMNLISSLGCKKSAKIKNSDQSSSSEGNNLSHNSLQGCLPIKISSGSMSSHCSGNSSNTVYYDAETETSAYENILYQGEKHWDEDVLWRDNLRRVSHRHARSMDDLDTMPTERKTLDRAYANASAMNSIKRVKKNVQDKCVKSVTYVNCDIQAQIHRNQSCNTHKATKQEKDENDVYVSLVEESEILNEQFDEGVYEQLAVDSSENSITLQDLPSNSRKSHSKDRRKFEIDRENLRQWDLMSSGLMKSEVGRVRSLVAGLGTSEPLRNMEVDSASNEGIL; encoded by the exons GATTGACCCGCCAGCCGCGCAGACAGAATACCAAATGGAGAACAAAAAGAATGTCACAGCAACACAGCAACCCCTCACGCAGCAGCACATCATGGCGCACCACGTGCACCCCGACCAAATATACTCCTCTCAACACCCACAGTTACCTGCGCACGTAAACAACCAAATACAGCCGAAGGTTCAATCTGCGCAAATTCAACCGAATGGCGTCATGCACCAACTATTGCAAAGTCAATATCAATCGAACATGAACGCACGATCGCCGCTCCTAGAAAACAGGCACGAAATGTATGGCACCGGACACAATCACGATTATGCGAGACATTACGGTGCTAACGACAATTATAATTATCCACAGTCACCACCTCGGCTCGAAAGAACAGAAATCCATACTGATCACAATGTAAATCATGAACTATTGCATAATATTCCAAAAGGATACAACGCAGAAGTATATCAAGACTATTTAAAACGTAACCCACCGAAAGATAATAACCAAATATATCAAAACCATCAACCTAATATTAATCAATATAGACCTAATGTAAATCAGTACGGCACGAAGCCGTATCTTCCCTATTCGAATCGAATAGGGCCCCAAAGTAACACTGAGTTATTAAGAAAGCAGTATAATGAAATACAACAAATGAAAATGCAACAGCAAATGCATTATCAGAATCAGGCTCAAATGCATCAACAACAGAAGTTTGCGGAGCGACAAATTTTATTACAGCAAATACATGGTGTTCAACCACCACCTAACTTACAGAATAGTATATATTCTGATAGTTCTTATAGAGATCTAGATCGATATAGTAGTAAAAATGACTTTAAGGAATACAGTAGTACGGATTTGTCGAAAGACTTCGATAGGTACGGTAAACATAATGATTACAGTGACCTACAAAATAGACAATATCAAGAGAATCATTGgcaatcaaatcaaaatgatTTCCGGGAAGTAGATAGGCAGAGACCTGAGCAAGACAAGGCAAAAAGTAACTCTCCGCCATcagataataatcaaagaagTACAGATATTATATCTCCAATGAAATCTAGTGAGTCTAGTACACCTAGTATAAAGTCACCCTCATCAGACAGTCGACGCAGTAGTAGCGGGACTCAGGCATTGCGATCTCCATCTGCCCAACGTATACCATCAGCTCCGGTGACTTTGTCTGGGTTGCTATACAAACAAGGATCTGATGGCCTAAAGGTTTGGCGGAAGAGGTGGTTTGTTTTGTCAGAATACTGTCTATTCTACTACAAAA gTCAAGATGAAGAAAAGCTTTTAGGGTCTGTCCTATTGCCCTCGTATAAGGTCTCAGCGTGTAGCGCAGAGGACAAAGTGATGCGGAAGTTTGCGTTCAAACTGGAACATGCAAATATGAGGACATACGTGTTGGCGGCTTTGGATCCGGAAGCCATGATGAAGTGGGTGAAGGCGCTCACAATGGCAGCTATTATGCAAACATCCAA TGAGCAGCCACAAAAGCAAATCGATCGCGCAGCTGCAAAAACAGAG gaaGGCGATGATGCTGGACCTACGTACGCCAATGCGCCACCTAAGCCCAGACGAGCAAACGATGGATATAATTCACCCAGCCCGGATAT GTACGATCCAAATTACGATCTACTCAAAAAACCTGCATCACACTACAGTCAAGGCACCAGTCATACTCGATACCAGGACACAACCTACAGCACAAAACAGGAGATTTACACACGCAGCCCGCAATCACCGCCCTCGCAACCAACTTACCATACAAAAAGACCTTACGACACGCAGCAACTATCATTACCATTATCCAAGACAGCTTTTGACAATTCAGAAAAATCTCCAAACACTCCATCTATCAATAAATCTAATCCTCAATCTCCCTATTTCGAAAATAGGTCTAGAAATCAGCAGCAACACTCTCAAGAAGACAAAATTGAAAACTTATATGAAAAGAAACCTGGTTATAATCCTTTTCTTGAAGATTATGGACAAAATAAGAAAGACGATGAAAGGAGTAGGCCTATTGAATCGAATAAAACATCAATTTACAATGAAAGCTACCCTGAATCTCGAACCAATTCCAAAACTTACGTTGATGCTAATGTTTACGGTAGAGATGTGTATGGTGATGTTAATACAAAGGCGAGTAAAACGAGCACGTTAAATGAACGACTAGCTGAGAGGCGAACACCTGATGCATATGGCAGATCAACAGCTATGTCTGCgtataacactgaaaaaattggAGACTATGAAGATATTTATGCGGCATACGGAAATGATGCTGGAAAAGCATATGCAAAGTCCCCAAATCCCTCCCATTCCCGGGATACAATTAGTTTATCTAGCCATAAATCGCCCCAAGAGCAAGTTACTAACACG ATTCCAGAAAAAACATTTAGTGGGCCATCAGTTTTGCGAAGGAAAAAAATGCAAGCGAGTGGTATTCAACCCCCGATGCCACGCCCCCATAGCGCAGATTTTCTCGAATATGAATCCAAAAACGAAACTCTTTATAATGTGACGCCAACACGAAACACGCACGATCCACCTAAACAACCACCACGTCCAAAATCTAGTCTAGACATAAACTCCTATTATGATCCTAGTTCAGATAAATATTATTCTGAGGAAAGTTATGCACAAAAAATGCGACAATCGGCACAATATTTGCAACAACAGGGCACACGGCCAAGAAATATACAAATACCATTAGAAAAATATGCAAGTGGACTTGCTGAAAAACAATTACATTCCCCATATATGCACCCTAACAATAATAACTATGAAACTGAATTTAGCAATAAGAATATTCGTGATAATGTTAgttataattcaaaatatagCGATCTTGAAGCTTTACATTCTAATTGGACATTGAAAGAAAAAGATTTGGAAGCccaaaaagattatttaaacaGAAGTGGTAGTGTGATGAGCGATGGTTCACAAATCAGTGCGTATGTAAAGGATGTTGGGAAATTTGATCCAGGGATAGATGGATTTATGCGATCCGCAAGCGCTAGGTTGCCATCATCTGCTGAAAGAGAAGGAGAAAAGAAAGTACAACAG CGTGAAGAATCAATGAAAAGACTGCTTGAATGGAAGCAGAGAATGTTACAGTCTCCACTGACAAGAAAAAGTACTCCAGCTGCTATTTCATTAAATAGATCATTGAATCAAAGTCGCCAATCATTAAGATCTGACCAGTACAAAcctaaaacttataaaaatgcTTCATATAACAGCTATTCTTCAGATGATGaag AAGATACACCGGGCACTGATCTGCAAAATACCAGTGATATGCAGGCAGGAAGGTCCCATAAAGTAAATGTCACAAGCCCTACCCTTACGCGACTGATCTCTCCGCACGCGCTTAGCTCTCCCTCACTTGCAGAATATTCTTCTACTAGAGATATAGAAATTccgaatgacattgacaatgtttatgaaaatattatgtgTACAACTTCAATTCCTAAATTAGTAAGTGAAGTTATTGGTAAGGATATATACGACGAAAAGTTAAGTGAGCCCAATGTAGAACCTCAAATTTCGAAAGATATTGAAAACCCAGCCGACCTATCAACTGAAATAGTAGAAAATGGTTATGAAACGCAGGACAGTGAAGCTGAATCAGAGACACAAATTGAATATACCGATAATGATTTAGATGAAGTATTACTAGCATCAGATAATGAAACTGAAAACCATAGAGATAATAACAAATGTAATGAAGTTGCAGATAATTTGACAATAAACGATACAGAAACAGATGTGAAATTAGATACTCCTTCTATGCGCACTTTAGGTGAAGACCATTACCTTCCCATGAGCCCGAGAAAAATGTCAGCCATCGAGCCTGCCCATAAAACAATTTTAGAGAATTTAAGCGTTTTTGATCACACAATGCCTTTAAATTATGAAGATAATCCTTATGTAGAGATGAATTTAGGTAATGAAGAAGACGATATGCAAACGTATGAACTGGTTTGTGTAAATAACGGAAAAGCAGAACCTGTGTATATGGAGTTAAACCATGTCGAGTCAGAAGACGTATCTCCTGAAGATGTGAAGTCAGACTGTATATCAGATACGGCATCAAATTTTGCGGATACAAAAGAACAAACTTTAAAAAGGATATCTAAggctgataaaaatataaaggaaAAGGAAGATTCCTCAGATGCCGAAGAAGAAAACTCTAAAGATGTTTCCCTAGATGTGCCTTTTTCTAGATTTAGTATCTCTGATAATTTCCGACCAGCGTCATATTATCTTAATGGTAGTAGAACTGTTTTAGACAGACAGGATAGTTCAGACAGTGAGATTCTTCCTCCCCCGCCTATACCAACCTCATCGCCACcttttagtaatttattagaTGAAGAActgtctaaatatattttagataaactAGACAAATCCGATCTTTCACAAGACAATTCTATAATCAAAATGTTGACTAACGAAAACCAGAATCTTAACAAAATGAAACGGAGAACAACATCGTTGATGATTTATGGAAGTCGTACTTCAATACATGATACGCTTACTAGAGGCGAAAAAGTTCGCAGCAGTAGGGCAAGCTTAACACATGAAAGACACAAAGCCAGTGAAATACCAAATAAGGTGCTTAGTAATTCCATTATAGAGCAACATAATATAATCTGCAATGAAACGGATTCGTTGAGAAGTTATAATGCCGATAAAGGTTCATCGAGATTGTCTATGGAGTCAGATATAAGTAGTAGGTTTGAAATGACACCTTCAAACATTTCATCTGAAATTACGAGTTTAGTAGATTCCGACTCAATGGTGGACTTACGGCATCCCTATGAAGTTTATAGTTTTGAAAACGTAATGAAGCGAAGACCTCTATCCGATGATTCAATATTTGAACTGACAGAATCTGAGAATCTTTTACCATCGGTAAAttcattaaatataaacatCGACGAATATTTGGACACTTTGGGAGCGTCTTCTAcggaattaaattttaaaagcaataataCAAGTGCTATTGCGTCACTTGCAACACCAACCAGCTcctttacaaataaaaacaactcCATGGACCATATTCAAAATTTACATATGCGTGCTTCAAGCACTCCTGATAGCCGTAATATAATTCATTCTGATGAAGAAATTAGTGCAGAAACTcgatttcaatataataatagtcatACTCTGGATTACTTAGGATCACAAAGTTCTTGTAGTTCAACTGGAATACCTAAATCGCCACTATCATTTTATAGTAAAAGTTATAACCGAGAcacattaataaagaaaaacttaaataGTGAAATCACGGCAGACAAAATTAAAGAGTTTGAAAGCGAAAAACGAAATCTCAGACATAGCTATGAAACTCCTGTTTCTTCTACTACTACTGGATTTCACAGTAGAGAAAGTTCTGCTGAGCATAGTGCACCTTACTATTATTCCGACCTTTCCTCTCAAGAACATATTAATGTTCTCCCAATATCtcattatttgaaaaatactaatattcACCGTAAATTGAATAATCAGCGTCGTAGAGGCCCAATGCACAGAAAAAATGAGATTTCACACATCCATAATCCAATACGTGATAATGATGAGTCAGACCAATCGTTTAATTTAGCTGCGTCCGCTAGAAGCGTTTCAGTCGAATTTTTAAGTGCTGTTGAAAAAACCCCagatattgatttaaaaaatatatacgaatCTTCAAGTAGTAAACCTTCTAAAATACCAGAATCAATGAATTTGATATCTAGTCTTGGGTGTAAAAAAagtgcaaaaattaaaaattctgatCAAAGTTCTTCATCGGAGGGTAATAATTTAAGTCATAATAGCCTTCAAGGTTGTTTGCCAATTAAAATTTCTTCGGGAAGTATGTCCTCTCATTGTAGTGGAAACTCATCCAATACGGTTTACTATGATGCTGAAACAGAAACAAGTGCTTATGAAAACATTTTGTACCAAGGAGAGAAACATTGGGATGAGGATGTTTTATGGAGAGATAATTTAAGGCGGGTGTCGCATAGGCATGCTCGCTCTATGGATGATTTGGATACTATGCCTACTGAACGCAAAACACTAGACAGAGCTTATGCAAACGCATCAGCGATGAATAGTATTAAGCGGGTTAAGAAAAATGTACAGGATAAATGTGTTAAAAGTGTGACTTATGTTAACTGTGATATTCAAGCACAAATTCACAGAAACCAAAGTTGCAATACACACAAGGCAACAAAACAAGAAAAAGATGAAAATGATGTTTATGTAAGTTTAGTCGAAGAATCCGAAATATTGAATGAACAATTTGATGAAGGAGTTTACGAACAATTAGCTGTCGATTCTTCAGAAAACTCAATTACTTTACAAGATTTACCAAGCAATTCTCGAAAAAGTCATAGTAAGGATAGACGAAAGTTTGAAATAGACAGGGAGAATCTTAGGCAGTGGGATTTAATGTCTAGCGGTCTAATGAAAAGTGAGGTAGGACGCGTGCGGAGCCTAGTTGCTGGTTTGGGTACAAGTGAACCTCTGCGTAACATGGAGGTAGACAGTGCAAGCAATGAAGGTATCCTATAA